One Acaryochloris thomasi RCC1774 DNA window includes the following coding sequences:
- a CDS encoding heavy metal-responsive transcriptional regulator yields the protein MRVSEVARQFDLNAQTLYFYERIGLIPSPSRNASGYRIFAEQDIERLSLIERAKALGLTLDEIKEILQLQEGQGLTCGEVHQRLLKKLQQIETTIAQLQKLREELLPLVQRCETAISQQQIATDCGIFQPDE from the coding sequence ATGCGCGTCAGCGAAGTTGCCCGTCAATTTGACCTCAACGCTCAGACACTCTATTTCTATGAGCGCATTGGCCTGATTCCATCGCCATCTCGCAATGCATCGGGCTATCGAATCTTTGCTGAGCAGGATATTGAACGTTTGTCGTTGATTGAGCGTGCCAAAGCGCTAGGACTCACCCTTGATGAAATCAAAGAAATTCTGCAGCTACAGGAGGGGCAGGGTTTGACCTGCGGTGAGGTCCATCAACGCTTGCTTAAGAAGCTCCAGCAGATTGAAACGACGATTGCGCAGCTTCAGAAACTGCGAGAAGAGCTGCTGCCGCTGGTGCAGCGATGTGAAACAGCGATAAGTCAGCAACAGATAGCCACTGACTGTGGCATCTTTCAGCCCGATGAATGA
- the ttcA gene encoding tRNA 2-thiocytidine(32) synthetase TtcA translates to MEATISPAKRLKKLQARLRGLVGKAIRDYNQIEAGDRIMVCLSGGKDSYTMLDLLLALQRSAPIDFEILAVNLDQKQPDFPAHILPEYLEKLGVPYRVVEEDTYSTVKRIIPEGKTMCGLCSRLRRGILYRVANEEGATKIALGHHREDIIETLFLNMFYAGRLEAMPPKLLTDDGRHVVIRPLAYCPEQDIQRYADLRQFPIIPCTLCGSQDSLQRVQVKRLLQSWEQEYPGRTASLLSSLQNVELSQLADSKVFDFASLSGTTAQTH, encoded by the coding sequence ATGGAAGCGACTATTAGTCCAGCCAAGCGCTTGAAAAAACTGCAGGCTCGTTTGCGGGGTCTCGTTGGTAAAGCCATTCGAGACTACAACCAGATTGAGGCGGGCGATCGCATCATGGTCTGCCTCTCCGGCGGCAAAGACTCTTATACAATGTTGGACCTATTGTTAGCGCTCCAGCGTAGCGCCCCCATAGACTTTGAGATTCTAGCCGTCAATTTAGATCAAAAACAGCCCGACTTCCCGGCTCATATACTGCCGGAGTATCTAGAGAAGCTGGGAGTTCCCTACCGCGTTGTTGAAGAAGATACCTACAGCACGGTGAAGCGGATTATCCCGGAGGGTAAAACGATGTGCGGTCTCTGCTCTCGCCTGCGCCGGGGGATTCTTTACCGGGTTGCCAACGAAGAAGGGGCCACCAAAATTGCGCTAGGGCATCATCGCGAAGACATAATTGAGACCCTATTTTTAAATATGTTTTACGCAGGCAGGCTAGAGGCGATGCCGCCAAAGTTACTCACCGATGATGGCCGCCATGTTGTAATTCGGCCCTTGGCCTACTGCCCTGAGCAAGATATTCAGCGCTATGCAGATCTGAGACAGTTTCCGATCATTCCCTGTACGCTATGCGGGTCACAGGACAGTCTACAGCGAGTCCAGGTGAAGCGGTTGCTCCAGTCTTGGGAACAAGAGTATCCGGGGCGGACTGCGAGTCTCTTGAGCAGCCTGCAAAATGTTGAACTCTCTCAACTTGCCGATTCCAAAGTCTTTGATTTTGCTTCACTCTCTGGCACGACTGCTCAGACCCATTAA
- a CDS encoding response regulator yields the protein MERNIFNPYELLIELSSSQATGVLKASYGSAVWHIYLSNGDLQYADCAAHTLAQLSYLLCRQGLERALPILKEVPQVAKSAGEASNISHIREKIQQSMCWLDEMQALDSMQAKQLIEDVTQDALESFFWLREGQANWKKGASTPKWVASVLSGTPLLEVADTIKFLQRRMKGWQGCSSSLWSPYQRPYLLDFRDINKPVKGGKLAPAALTKLAQLMSRGLSIRQLSVLIKQDELHVAQLLAPYIEQGVIFLRNPQPPFDALPKIPRAPKPPVVQAAPSKETPVAKIICIDDSPIILAEIERFLAGTRYAVTTVNDPIQASSIIFRIKPDLILLDITMPRVNGYRLCSLLRSSAMFDETPIIMVTGNTGLIDKARARLAGATDYFTKPFTQPELLSLVERYLSSHNAKPA from the coding sequence ATGGAACGGAATATCTTTAACCCCTACGAGCTATTGATTGAGTTATCGAGTTCTCAGGCCACGGGTGTTCTCAAGGCAAGTTATGGTTCGGCTGTTTGGCACATTTATCTATCTAACGGCGATCTTCAATATGCTGACTGTGCCGCCCATACCCTGGCACAACTAAGCTATCTGCTCTGCCGCCAGGGTTTAGAACGAGCTTTGCCCATCTTAAAAGAGGTTCCACAGGTCGCCAAGTCCGCTGGCGAAGCCTCCAACATTAGTCATATCCGCGAGAAAATTCAACAATCAATGTGTTGGCTTGATGAGATGCAGGCATTGGACTCAATGCAGGCTAAACAGCTCATCGAAGATGTAACCCAAGATGCCTTGGAATCATTTTTTTGGCTGCGAGAAGGGCAGGCTAACTGGAAGAAAGGCGCGAGTACACCCAAATGGGTCGCATCAGTACTCAGCGGGACTCCGCTCTTAGAAGTAGCAGACACTATCAAATTTTTGCAGCGGCGAATGAAGGGCTGGCAAGGATGCAGTTCATCACTTTGGTCGCCCTACCAGCGTCCCTATTTATTAGATTTTCGTGACATTAATAAACCCGTTAAAGGCGGGAAATTAGCGCCGGCGGCGCTAACCAAACTAGCGCAGTTGATGAGCCGAGGGCTTAGCATCCGGCAGCTCTCTGTCCTGATAAAGCAGGATGAGCTACATGTGGCTCAACTGCTGGCCCCCTATATCGAACAGGGCGTCATCTTCTTGCGGAACCCTCAACCTCCGTTTGATGCATTGCCAAAGATACCCAGAGCACCTAAGCCACCGGTTGTTCAAGCAGCACCGTCGAAAGAGACTCCCGTTGCGAAGATCATTTGCATTGATGATAGCCCCATCATTCTGGCTGAAATCGAGCGCTTTTTAGCAGGCACTCGATATGCGGTGACCACGGTTAACGATCCGATTCAGGCATCATCGATTATTTTTCGTATTAAACCCGACCTCATTCTGCTCGATATTACGATGCCGAGGGTCAATGGCTACCGTCTGTGCAGTTTACTCAGAAGCAGCGCGATGTTCGATGAGACACCCATCATTATGGTGACAGGGAATACGGGACTGATTGATAAAGCCCGAGCCAGATTGGCAGGGGCGACCGACTATTTCACCAAGCCTTTTACACAACCAGAGCTGCTGAGTCTTGTAGAGCGGTATTTATCGTCACACAATGCTAAGCCAGCGTAA
- a CDS encoding chemotaxis protein CheW produces the protein MTDQPAPSTASTASLSRLQELLPQLFQATQLPGQPYLRFVLTEGVGALVPMGAVQESLIVAAEQVTTLPNMTPAVIGLMSSREQVLCLVSLAQMLGYPSTMGSLRQYPVIVVRVPRSKYQGAAEGETLLGLAVSHIQGVVRLEPNQLQAKTELCPTNLNPYVVGTSQLDGQLTYILDVQTLSEAPSLYSSTA, from the coding sequence ATGACGGATCAACCCGCGCCCTCAACGGCCTCAACGGCCTCTCTATCTCGACTACAGGAGCTGCTGCCACAGCTCTTTCAGGCCACACAACTGCCAGGGCAGCCCTATCTGCGTTTTGTCCTCACTGAAGGCGTGGGGGCACTGGTGCCGATGGGGGCTGTGCAGGAATCTTTGATTGTTGCGGCAGAGCAAGTCACCACACTGCCCAACATGACACCAGCAGTGATAGGGCTGATGAGTTCGCGGGAGCAGGTGCTCTGTCTTGTGAGTCTGGCACAGATGCTGGGCTATCCCTCTACGATGGGGAGCCTACGGCAATATCCTGTGATTGTTGTTCGCGTCCCCCGCTCTAAGTATCAAGGAGCGGCTGAGGGCGAGACTTTATTGGGGTTAGCTGTGTCTCACATTCAGGGTGTTGTCCGCCTAGAACCCAATCAGCTCCAGGCTAAAACAGAGCTTTGCCCAACCAATTTGAATCCCTACGTCGTGGGGACCAGTCAGCTAGATGGACAGCTCACCTATATCCTAGACGTCCAAACTTTATCAGAAGCCCCGTCTCTCTATTCTTCTACGGCATAG
- a CDS encoding methyl-accepting chemotaxis protein, protein MTTQKDFVTTNAVSSGHVTVEEQVEAPVAPTANTEVARQTAPAVTLRRRLLTTIVPVALAPLAIASAVGYTQTEAQLKEKALLQLEEVSLLTAEASEIFLTDTLKFPDLISSDPILLQAVQAGNQQVVAEGLAQKPVDAVEQQFANKLLTPNAALNSYLKRVTENADLARVVVTSKDGFNVGFSRPTDTFVQNEKVWWQQAKANGQAIEEPRLDQVTGEPVLGVAKQIKDVAGNMIGVMEITLPTTELDEAISKLIIPNLTETEIVQIVDPRLETNQVVDTISAEGSDTENQDITGGADILTAANLLEDYIEAESGDLNATKAQISNIDGMKDVTLTEREAGEFKLVFAAFTDQGRFYNLSIVPNTKLVAIASVSTAEEAAVARNQLLLFAIIGLLLGAVVVAVIFWLSNTVSQPLTDLTGVADEAAEGNLEVQAKEQGTIETRTLARTFNTMVAEVKDLLGKQEQATKEQKEARDKLEMEIYQLLDEVGDAVDGDLTVRASLSSMEMSTVADLFNAIIDNLKDIAEQVKDSSVKVNSSLDENGNAVQTLADQAIQETERTRDTLSSIEQMSMSIANVSANASKAATISDEAYATVQEGSTAMDQTVDSILGLRNTVGETSKKIKRLGESSQKISQVVSLIEEIALKTNLLAINASVEASRAGEQGQGFTVVAEQVGALAEQSAAATKEIAQIVAGIQAETKEVTEAMEVGTTQVVDSTRLVEDTKTKLADVLNRSQEINTLMQSISEATTTQTETSRTVTDLMTEMALLSELRSESSTQVAKSMQDTATIAQKLEAAVAQFKLEEKTAG, encoded by the coding sequence ATGACGACTCAAAAGGATTTCGTAACCACTAATGCGGTTAGCAGCGGCCATGTCACTGTGGAAGAACAGGTTGAGGCTCCTGTGGCACCAACAGCCAACACAGAGGTAGCAAGGCAGACCGCGCCTGCAGTCACGCTGCGTCGTCGTTTGTTGACAACAATTGTGCCCGTAGCGCTGGCGCCGTTGGCGATCGCAAGTGCCGTTGGCTATACCCAAACAGAAGCACAGCTAAAGGAAAAGGCACTTTTACAGCTCGAAGAAGTCAGTCTACTCACGGCTGAGGCGAGTGAGATTTTCTTGACCGATACCTTGAAGTTTCCTGATTTGATTAGCAGTGACCCCATTTTGCTACAGGCAGTCCAAGCGGGTAATCAGCAGGTGGTCGCAGAAGGACTGGCTCAGAAGCCTGTTGATGCGGTTGAGCAGCAGTTCGCAAATAAGCTGCTCACGCCCAATGCAGCCCTAAATAGCTACCTTAAGCGGGTGACGGAAAATGCAGATCTAGCCCGAGTGGTCGTCACCAGCAAAGATGGTTTTAATGTGGGCTTTAGTCGCCCCACGGATACGTTTGTCCAAAATGAGAAAGTTTGGTGGCAACAGGCTAAAGCCAATGGCCAGGCCATTGAGGAACCCAGATTAGATCAGGTGACCGGGGAGCCGGTCTTGGGGGTTGCTAAGCAAATTAAAGATGTTGCGGGCAACATGATCGGTGTGATGGAAATCACGTTGCCGACCACAGAGCTGGATGAAGCGATTAGTAAGCTGATTATTCCTAACTTGACGGAAACAGAGATTGTCCAAATTGTAGACCCGAGATTAGAAACAAATCAGGTTGTTGATACGATCTCTGCTGAGGGAAGCGATACCGAAAACCAAGACATCACTGGGGGCGCAGATATTTTGACTGCGGCCAATCTCCTTGAAGACTATATCGAGGCAGAGTCAGGAGATCTGAACGCTACGAAGGCACAGATTAGTAATATTGATGGCATGAAGGACGTCACACTAACGGAAAGAGAGGCCGGTGAGTTTAAGTTAGTCTTTGCTGCCTTTACCGACCAAGGTCGTTTTTATAATCTGTCGATTGTTCCGAATACAAAACTGGTTGCGATCGCATCCGTTTCCACTGCAGAAGAAGCCGCCGTTGCCCGAAACCAGTTGCTATTGTTTGCGATTATCGGTTTACTGCTGGGTGCCGTTGTAGTCGCCGTTATTTTCTGGCTCTCCAATACAGTCTCTCAGCCACTCACGGATCTTACGGGCGTTGCCGACGAAGCCGCTGAGGGGAACCTAGAGGTGCAGGCCAAAGAGCAAGGCACCATTGAAACCCGAACCCTGGCTCGCACCTTCAATACGATGGTGGCCGAGGTAAAAGACCTGCTCGGTAAGCAGGAGCAAGCCACTAAAGAGCAGAAAGAGGCCCGCGACAAACTAGAAATGGAGATTTACCAGCTCCTTGACGAAGTAGGCGACGCGGTGGATGGTGACCTCACCGTTCGAGCCAGCTTGAGTTCCATGGAAATGAGTACCGTTGCTGACCTGTTTAACGCCATTATCGACAACCTTAAAGACATCGCTGAACAGGTGAAAGATTCCTCGGTTAAGGTAAATTCCTCCCTAGACGAGAACGGAAATGCAGTTCAGACTCTGGCGGATCAAGCCATTCAAGAAACGGAACGGACCCGAGATACGCTCAGCTCCATTGAGCAGATGTCAATGTCCATTGCGAATGTTTCTGCCAACGCGAGTAAAGCAGCAACCATTTCAGATGAAGCCTACGCCACGGTCCAGGAAGGCAGCACTGCAATGGATCAGACAGTAGACAGTATTCTCGGTCTACGCAACACCGTAGGCGAAACCTCTAAGAAAATTAAGCGGTTGGGCGAATCCTCGCAAAAGATTTCTCAGGTGGTTTCATTGATTGAAGAAATCGCCCTGAAGACCAACCTGCTAGCGATTAACGCCAGTGTTGAGGCCAGTCGAGCTGGCGAGCAAGGTCAAGGTTTCACGGTTGTTGCCGAGCAGGTCGGCGCTCTGGCGGAACAGTCTGCGGCTGCGACCAAAGAAATCGCCCAGATTGTAGCCGGGATTCAGGCTGAAACGAAAGAAGTAACAGAAGCAATGGAAGTCGGCACCACTCAAGTTGTGGATAGTACGCGCCTCGTGGAAGACACCAAAACCAAGCTAGCAGATGTACTCAATCGTTCTCAAGAGATCAACACCTTGATGCAGTCGATTTCGGAGGCAACGACGACGCAAACGGAAACGTCCAGAACGGTGACGGACCTGATGACGGAAATGGCACTTCTGTCAGAGCTGCGGTCAGAATCATCGACCCAAGTGGCTAAATCCATGCAAGATACAGCCACGATTGCCCAAAAGCTAGAGGCCGCTGTCGCTCAGTTTAAGCTCGAAGAAAAGACTGCGGGCTAA
- the arsC gene encoding arsenate reductase, glutathione/glutaredoxin type, whose protein sequence is MKRMMFVCKHNSRRSHMAEGFARQMSQGQAEVASAGLEASQVDPLTVQVMHEVGVDISAQQSQPLADFKAEDFDVVISLCGCGVNLPEEWVTREIFQDWQLDDPAGETLETFRRVRDEVKANVEKLLSQ, encoded by the coding sequence ATGAAACGAATGATGTTTGTGTGTAAGCACAACTCGCGGCGCTCCCATATGGCGGAAGGCTTCGCTCGACAGATGAGTCAGGGGCAGGCGGAGGTTGCCAGTGCGGGACTAGAGGCCAGTCAGGTCGATCCCCTGACGGTGCAGGTGATGCATGAAGTGGGTGTGGATATTAGTGCTCAGCAGTCCCAGCCGCTAGCTGATTTCAAAGCTGAAGACTTTGACGTGGTGATCTCTCTGTGTGGATGTGGCGTGAATTTGCCCGAAGAGTGGGTGACCCGAGAAATTTTTCAAGACTGGCAGCTCGACGATCCAGCCGGGGAAACGCTAGAAACGTTTCGCCGCGTTCGAGATGAGGTGAAAGCCAATGTTGAAAAGCTTCTTAGTCAGTAA
- a CDS encoding response regulator transcription factor, protein MSAKILVVDDMQAELDLLCQYLTEEGYTIVTAVNGAEALEKVKQNKPDAIVTDWMMPEMGGLDLARKLRKDPETADIPVVACTAKDRDVDRMWAAKQGVEAYVTKPCTKQELVSALRAAMN, encoded by the coding sequence ATGAGCGCCAAAATCTTAGTCGTCGATGATATGCAAGCGGAACTGGACCTGCTCTGCCAATATCTAACGGAAGAGGGATACACCATTGTGACAGCAGTCAATGGAGCCGAAGCCTTAGAGAAGGTGAAGCAGAATAAGCCGGATGCCATTGTCACGGATTGGATGATGCCTGAGATGGGTGGCTTAGATCTAGCCCGGAAGCTCAGAAAAGACCCTGAAACAGCAGATATTCCTGTGGTGGCCTGCACCGCGAAAGATCGAGATGTTGATCGGATGTGGGCAGCAAAGCAAGGGGTTGAAGCCTATGTCACTAAGCCCTGCACCAAGCAAGAACTCGTGAGCGCCCTTCGGGCAGCAATGAACTAA
- a CDS encoding cyclic peptide export ABC transporter, whose product MPLLRLLLKNSGWLVILAAFTGLLAGGSSAGLIAIINFALLHLDQPPSWLPWSFLGLCGLLSVTYTVSQVVLTSLAQDVVYTLRLQLTRQILNCPLQHLELLGVPKLLATLTEDVEAIAASSASVSILCTSSAIVLACWVYLCWLSPLLFLIMIGVSVVILYTLQFLIAEGQRIFTKARNVQDRLFQHFQAVTVGTKELKLHYVRRQAFFAEELVLTLGEVRKYWLRGMAMYALVGGVGFALVFLMVGLFLFALPAFMTISASLLTSYVLTILFLITPINGILGLLPQVAQANVALAKVESLGLSLAAQTTERFKMNDSSQPSWQSWMLEGVTHTYLGGDHPFSLGPLTLQFWPGEIVFIVGGNGSGKSTLIKLLTGLYQPESGQVVFDGDVICDRNREQYRQQFSAVFADFYLFDRFLGLEDNNAQTYLKLLELDHKVKIENGRLSTLNLSQGQRKRLALLTAYLEDRPIYIFDEWASDQDPVFKEVFYTQLVPALKQQGKTVIVVSHDDRYFESCDRIIKLDYGKIQSDEFRGKMDNI is encoded by the coding sequence ATGCCACTGCTTCGTCTGCTGCTGAAAAACTCAGGTTGGCTAGTGATACTGGCTGCGTTCACAGGATTGCTCGCGGGGGGCAGTAGTGCGGGCTTAATTGCCATCATCAATTTTGCGCTACTGCATTTGGATCAGCCACCGTCGTGGCTACCCTGGTCGTTCTTAGGCCTCTGCGGACTGCTGTCGGTCACCTATACGGTCTCTCAAGTTGTTCTGACGTCTTTGGCGCAGGATGTGGTGTATACCCTGCGACTGCAGCTTACCCGTCAGATTCTCAACTGTCCGCTGCAGCATCTTGAGCTGTTGGGGGTGCCTAAATTACTGGCCACGCTGACAGAGGATGTGGAGGCGATCGCTGCCTCTTCGGCTTCTGTCTCTATTCTGTGCACGAGTTCAGCGATCGTATTGGCTTGCTGGGTTTATCTCTGTTGGCTTTCACCGCTCCTTTTCTTAATCATGATTGGTGTTTCGGTCGTGATTCTCTACACGCTGCAGTTTTTGATTGCGGAAGGACAGCGCATTTTTACTAAGGCTCGCAATGTTCAAGATCGACTCTTTCAGCATTTCCAGGCGGTGACGGTTGGAACGAAGGAGCTGAAGCTGCACTATGTTCGGCGACAGGCTTTTTTCGCAGAGGAGCTGGTGCTGACTTTGGGGGAGGTACGCAAGTACTGGCTACGGGGAATGGCGATGTATGCCCTTGTTGGAGGTGTGGGCTTTGCGCTGGTGTTTCTGATGGTGGGTTTGTTCCTTTTTGCGCTCCCTGCCTTTATGACGATTTCTGCATCACTGTTGACCAGTTATGTGCTGACTATTTTATTTTTGATTACGCCTATCAATGGAATTTTGGGTTTGCTGCCTCAGGTTGCGCAGGCGAATGTGGCGCTGGCAAAGGTGGAGTCTTTGGGGCTATCTTTGGCGGCTCAAACAACTGAACGTTTCAAGATGAACGACTCGTCTCAGCCATCGTGGCAATCCTGGATGCTTGAGGGCGTGACTCACACTTATCTTGGAGGAGACCATCCCTTCTCATTGGGGCCGCTGACGCTTCAGTTCTGGCCTGGAGAGATTGTATTTATTGTCGGTGGCAACGGGAGCGGCAAGTCTACGCTGATCAAATTGCTGACGGGTCTATATCAGCCTGAGTCGGGACAGGTTGTTTTTGACGGAGACGTGATTTGCGATCGCAACCGCGAACAATATCGCCAGCAGTTTTCTGCAGTGTTTGCCGATTTTTATCTTTTCGATCGCTTCTTAGGGTTAGAGGATAACAATGCCCAAACCTATCTGAAACTGTTGGAACTTGACCACAAGGTCAAAATTGAGAATGGACGGCTCTCGACGCTTAATTTATCCCAGGGACAGCGGAAGCGTCTGGCTTTGTTGACGGCCTATCTAGAGGATCGTCCGATCTATATTTTTGATGAGTGGGCCTCTGATCAAGATCCGGTGTTTAAAGAGGTTTTCTATACGCAGTTAGTGCCTGCTCTGAAGCAGCAGGGAAAGACGGTGATTGTGGTCAGTCATGATGATCGATATTTTGAGAGTTGCGATCGCATCATCAAGTTAGACTACGGCAAAATTCAGTCAGATGAGTTTAGAGGCAAGATGGACAACATCTAG
- the arsB gene encoding ACR3 family arsenite efflux transporter — MIQARSPKSKAVQAGGQLNIFERYLTLWVALCILIGIAMGRFFPQVAVTLDAWSIYQVSVPIAICLFFMMYPIMVKIDFGQARRAARTPKPVVLTLVVNWLIKPFTMVAFAQFFLGRLFQPLITGTEVIRGSEVTLIDSYIAGAILLGIAPCTAMVLMWGYLSYSNQGHTLVMVAVNSLAMLFLYAPLGRWLLASNNLAVPWQTIVLSVLIYVGLPLAAGMYSRYWILKHKGRAWFESVFLKRLSPVAVIAMLVTLVLLFAFKGELIVQHPLHIVLIAVPLFLQTNFIFLISYVAAQKLGLTYEDAAPAALIGASNHFEVAIATAITLFGLNSGAALATVVGVLIEVPLMLMLVELCKRTAFWFPRSPEKATLTDPRCIHPLN; from the coding sequence ATGATTCAAGCGCGCTCGCCAAAGAGTAAGGCCGTACAGGCCGGTGGTCAACTGAATATTTTTGAGCGCTATCTTACCCTGTGGGTGGCTCTATGTATTTTGATCGGTATCGCTATGGGGCGTTTCTTCCCGCAAGTGGCGGTTACCCTTGATGCCTGGAGTATTTATCAGGTGTCGGTGCCCATCGCTATTTGTCTGTTTTTCATGATGTACCCGATCATGGTCAAAATTGACTTTGGTCAGGCACGACGGGCAGCCCGGACGCCGAAGCCAGTGGTCTTAACTTTAGTGGTCAACTGGTTGATTAAACCGTTTACGATGGTGGCCTTTGCCCAGTTTTTCTTAGGTCGCCTCTTTCAGCCGCTGATCACAGGGACAGAGGTGATTCGCGGCAGTGAAGTCACTTTAATCGATTCCTATATTGCGGGTGCGATTCTGCTGGGGATTGCGCCCTGTACGGCGATGGTGCTGATGTGGGGGTATCTCTCCTATAGCAATCAGGGCCATACGCTGGTGATGGTGGCGGTAAATTCTTTGGCGATGCTGTTCCTTTATGCGCCGTTGGGAAGGTGGCTACTGGCGTCTAATAATTTGGCTGTACCCTGGCAGACGATTGTTTTATCCGTCCTGATCTATGTTGGATTGCCGTTGGCTGCGGGCATGTATTCCCGCTACTGGATTTTGAAACACAAAGGTCGTGCTTGGTTTGAGAGTGTGTTTCTCAAGCGGCTCAGTCCGGTGGCTGTGATTGCAATGTTGGTGACCTTGGTGCTGCTGTTTGCTTTCAAGGGAGAGTTGATTGTTCAGCATCCGCTCCACATCGTTTTGATTGCGGTTCCCTTATTTTTGCAAACGAATTTCATTTTCTTGATCAGCTACGTGGCGGCGCAAAAGCTGGGGTTAACTTATGAAGATGCGGCTCCGGCTGCTCTAATTGGAGCGAGTAATCACTTTGAAGTGGCTATAGCAACTGCTATAACCCTCTTTGGTCTCAACTCTGGTGCCGCACTTGCAACTGTTGTGGGCGTCCTAATCGAAGTCCCCTTGATGCTGATGTTGGTGGAGCTATGCAAACGCACCGCCTTTTGGTTCCCGCGCTCGCCAGAAAAGGCGACGTTGACTGACCCTCGCTGTATCCATCCGCTGAATTAA
- a CDS encoding GNAT family N-acetyltransferase codes for MDKSLTPSLSVRQAQPDEILKILRVQIDALRVLCVKDYSLDQIEALVDRNISHFSRGGYRGETTFVAELENVVVGASSLLGHRISAVYIHPLYNRQGIGSQLLDAVEHLACSRNIRTLRVTASLTAFPFYKAKGYQIVDESHLVTKDGLRIRCIEMMKQVLSAY; via the coding sequence ATGGACAAGTCTCTGACTCCATCACTTTCGGTACGTCAAGCCCAACCTGATGAGATTTTGAAAATCTTGCGGGTCCAGATTGATGCGTTGAGGGTTCTCTGCGTAAAGGATTACTCATTAGATCAAATCGAAGCCCTCGTTGATCGCAATATTAGCCACTTCAGCCGCGGTGGATATCGGGGTGAAACGACGTTTGTTGCTGAGCTAGAGAATGTAGTGGTTGGAGCCTCCTCTTTGTTGGGACACCGCATCAGTGCTGTTTATATCCATCCTCTCTACAACCGTCAAGGGATAGGAAGCCAGTTACTTGATGCGGTCGAGCACTTGGCATGCTCCCGAAACATCAGGACTTTGCGGGTCACGGCTTCCTTGACAGCCTTCCCCTTCTATAAGGCTAAGGGCTATCAGATCGTGGACGAATCCCATCTTGTGACGAAAGATGGCCTACGAATCCGATGCATTGAAATGATGAAACAAGTGTTGAGTGCTTACTGA
- a CDS encoding GNAT family N-acetyltransferase — MVDLKIEVAFDPQPNEIEFVGQQLTHFNRSHAGESNYRRLAIFLRDTEQQVVGGLVGETSRQWLHVDMLWVHETFRRRGYGSILLSTAEQEAIKQDCRYAYLDTFSFQAPDFYQKCGYVVFGELPDFPEGRSRFFLKKELQRVL; from the coding sequence ATGGTGGACCTAAAAATCGAAGTTGCTTTTGATCCGCAACCCAACGAAATCGAATTTGTGGGGCAACAGCTTACCCATTTCAACAGAAGTCATGCAGGTGAGAGCAACTATCGGCGCTTGGCTATCTTTTTAAGAGATACAGAGCAGCAGGTGGTAGGCGGTTTAGTAGGAGAAACTTCTCGACAGTGGCTGCATGTTGACATGCTGTGGGTACATGAGACTTTTCGAAGAAGAGGCTATGGCAGCATTCTCCTAAGCACTGCTGAACAGGAGGCGATAAAGCAAGATTGCCGTTATGCCTATTTAGATACGTTCAGTTTTCAAGCTCCAGATTTCTACCAAAAATGTGGGTACGTTGTCTTTGGAGAACTGCCAGATTTTCCCGAAGGGAGGAGTCGTTTCTTTTTGAAAAAGGAGTTGCAGAGGGTATTGTAA